The DNA segment GAGTTAGCTTACGCTTCAGCAGTAATTTGGAACAAGCTCAACTACCAGAGGCTCAAACAATTCAAAGAATTCGGGAAAATCGACTTTAACGGAACAGAAAAGGAAGCATACTATGAGTTCAAAAACTGGATTGGCGGTTCAACAGTTCAGCAATTAGCCCGAAAGAACGCTGAAAGCTGGAGGAGTTTCTTTTCCCCCAACAAGAAGAAAAAGAAGGGGGGACTGCCCTCTTGGTTGAAACCAAGACCACCAAGGTTTATTAAGGGAGAAGACGGGAGAAAACTCTTCATTATTCCTCTCAGGAACGACCAGTACAGGATTGATGGTAACGTTATCGAGCTCAGAAGGCTCGGAAAGTTCGGTAGGCTTAGAATCCAGTTCAAGGGCAGGATACACTTGAAGGGCAAGCAGGGAAGGTTAGAAATAACTTACGACCCGGTAAAGCGGAAGTGGTACGCTCACATCAGCATTATCGTTGAGGAGAAACTTGGGGGCGAGGAATGGGTTAAACTCCCGAGAACCCCAAAAGGAAGCCTTTTCGCGGGGATTGACTTGGGAGTGAACAACTTAATGGCCGTTTACGTTGAAAACGGAAAAAGCTTCCTCGTGAACGGGAGACCACTCAAAAGTATTGACTTTTACTGGAGGAGAAAAATTGCAGAGTATCAGTCAAAACTCAACAAGTCTGGAGCTAAAACGAGCAGGAAGTTAAAAAGAATGCACGAGAAGGCTAAACTACAAGCCAAGCACTACATTAACACCGCAGTTAGACAAACTGTTAGAAGGCTTTACAATCTTGGAGTTTCTAAGATTGTCGTGGGTTATCCGAAGGGAATCGCCAGAAATTCTGATAAGGGTAAAAAGCAGAATTTTCTCCTCTCCCACGTTTGGCGGTTTAACACTGTGATTCAGCGACTCAAGGAAGTTGCTGAAGAGTATGGTATCAGCGTTGTTGTCGTTAATGAGGCCTTCACTTCGCAATCGTGCCCTCTCTGCGGCCAACGCCATTCTGGTGGAAGAATTTCCAGGGGTTTGTTTAAGTGCCGTAGAGAGGGCGTTGTTATGAATGCGGACTTAGTTGGAGCGTTTAACATTTTGAAAAAAGTTGCCAAAACCATAACCCCGAGCCTGCCGGGTTTAACGGTGGGTAGGGGTAATGGGGGCAAGGCCGTCCCCGAGGGGTCGAAGACCCGCTTTATTTTGGGCCTAAATGAGACCCCTCAAACCTCCCCGTCAATGGCGAGGGGTTAACTCGTTAGAACCCCTCCAAAGCGGGGAGGAGGTCAGCACCGGGTGGTATGGCGAACCCTCAATGAAGACATGCCCCACTGAAAAAGAATC comes from the Thermococcus thioreducens genome and includes:
- a CDS encoding RNA-guided endonuclease InsQ/TnpB family protein, with the protein product MKRSVTVKLQPSKAQEKILFELAYASAVIWNKLNYQRLKQFKEFGKIDFNGTEKEAYYEFKNWIGGSTVQQLARKNAESWRSFFSPNKKKKKGGLPSWLKPRPPRFIKGEDGRKLFIIPLRNDQYRIDGNVIELRRLGKFGRLRIQFKGRIHLKGKQGRLEITYDPVKRKWYAHISIIVEEKLGGEEWVKLPRTPKGSLFAGIDLGVNNLMAVYVENGKSFLVNGRPLKSIDFYWRRKIAEYQSKLNKSGAKTSRKLKRMHEKAKLQAKHYINTAVRQTVRRLYNLGVSKIVVGYPKGIARNSDKGKKQNFLLSHVWRFNTVIQRLKEVAEEYGISVVVVNEAFTSQSCPLCGQRHSGGRISRGLFKCRREGVVMNADLVGAFNILKKVAKTITPSLPGLTVGRGNGGKAVPEGSKTRFILGLNETPQTSPSMARG